The region ATGGTGTAAAATAATAAAGCAACAAAATAATGGTCGTGTAGCTCAGGGGATAGAGTACGTGCCTTCTAAGCATGTGGTCGCAGGTTCGAATCCTGCCACGATCGCCATTTTTTTTATTCATTTTTTTAAAAAAATAAAAAATATGTATATAATTATTAACGCATACAATTAAATACGCGAGTGTAGTTTAATGGTAGAACATCAGCCTTCCAAGCTGAATACGTGGGTCCGATTCCCATCACTTGCACCATTGCGGATGTAGTTCAATGGTAGAACATCAGGTTGCCAATCTGAATACGTGGGTCCGATTCCCATCATCCGCACCATTTGAGTAAAGTTCACCAAAATTGACATAGGCTAAGGCTTGTGTCAATTTTTATTTATAAAATCGCGCGAATACTGTTACTGCCATATTTCATAAAATCTTAAATCTGACAGTTATTATGGTTAATAAACATCGGCTCTTTTTTTTATTATTTTCTTTATTTTTTATTAAATAATAAGGTGCAATAAAAAATTCAAATTAAAAATTAAAGTTTGAAATATGAATAAAAAAAGTATGCAAAGACGTACTAAAACCATTATGATATTATTTTTATTTTATATTGAAATAAGCATTTAATTACGAGTTTAAATTTTTGTCCTATTTTAAGGCTATACATCTTTTTTGTTTTTAAAACATATTGATGTTTAATTTATTATAATTAACTTAATATTTAGCAAATACATTAATTGACTAAATATTAACCTTAAAAATATAAAGGAAAATTATGGCAAAAGTATTAATAATATATGGTTCAGTTATACCAAGAGAAAATTCAATTTCAACAAAAATGTTAGATCTTTTTGTTGATGAATATAAAAGAAATAATATTAATGATGAAATAAAAATTCTTGATTTAAATAATGAAGATATGTATTCATTAACTGACAAGAATTTTAAATTGTTTTATAGTGAAGAAAACTCTGACAAATATATAAATTTATTGAAGTCTGTTGATAAAGTTGTTATGAATGCGCCGATGATAAACTTCAATATTCCAACTATAATCAAGGCATTTTTTGACCGTATTGCAGTTGCAAATAAAACATTTTCATATAAATACGCAAGCAAAGGTTCTTCAATTGGTTTATTGAATAATTTAAAAGTTCAAATAATTGCAACGCAAGGAGCTCCATTAGGTTGATATCCATGAGCAAGTCATATTAATTATCTTGAAGGAATGTGAAAGTTTTTAGGTGCAAATCTTTCAGAAAGCATTTTATTAGCTGGCACAAAAGTTGAACCTTTAAATAAAATGCAACCTCATGAAATGGTTGAAACTATTAGTAAAGAAATTATTAAAAAAGCAAGCATATTTTAATTATTTTTTGTTATAATGTAAATGCAATTTTTATTGCCACATTAAAGTGGAAGAATTTGAAACAAATTCGTTTGAACCACTATAATCGAAAGGATTTTATTTATGGCTAAAAAAGTAGTCAAGAAAGCAAAATTACAATTTGCTGCCGGCCAAGCAAAACCAGGCCCAGCATTGGCTGGTGTTGGTATTAACATGCCAGAATTTACAAAGGCATTTAATGACAAAACAAGAGAAAGAGGAAATGAACCAGTTCCTGTTTTAATTACTGTTTATGAAGATAAATCATTTGAATTTAAATTATTTACTTCTCCAACATCATACAAGTTAATCGAAGCTGCCAAAATTAAAAAAGGTAGCGGAGTTGCAAACAAAGAAAAAGTTGGTTCTATAACAATTGATCAATTAAGAGCAATTGCAGAATATAAATTACCTGATTTAAATACAACTAAAATTGATTCAGCAATGAA is a window of Metamycoplasma hominis ATCC 23114 DNA encoding:
- the rplK gene encoding 50S ribosomal protein L11, translated to MAKKVVKKAKLQFAAGQAKPGPALAGVGINMPEFTKAFNDKTRERGNEPVPVLITVYEDKSFEFKLFTSPTSYKLIEAAKIKKGSGVANKEKVGSITIDQLRAIAEYKLPDLNTTKIDSAMKQVAGTAKNMGITVEGYDEWLKGSAN
- a CDS encoding FMN-dependent NADH-azoreductase — encoded protein: MAKVLIIYGSVIPRENSISTKMLDLFVDEYKRNNINDEIKILDLNNEDMYSLTDKNFKLFYSEENSDKYINLLKSVDKVVMNAPMINFNIPTIIKAFFDRIAVANKTFSYKYASKGSSIGLLNNLKVQIIATQGAPLGWYPWASHINYLEGMWKFLGANLSESILLAGTKVEPLNKMQPHEMVETISKEIIKKASIF